In Populus nigra chromosome 1, ddPopNigr1.1, whole genome shotgun sequence, one genomic interval encodes:
- the LOC133693410 gene encoding polyadenylate-binding protein 8-like, translated as MAQVQVPVQPQSVNAGASNPNFVTTSLYVGDLEASVTDSQLYDLFNQVGQVVSVRVCRDLTSRRSLGYGYVNYSNPQDAARALEMLNFTPLNGSPIRVMYSHRDPTIRKSGAGNIFIKNLDKAIDHKALHDTFSAFGNILSCKVATDPSGQSKGYGFVQFDSEEAAQKAIEKLNGMLLNDKQVYVGPFLRKQERDTATDKMRFNNVFVKNLSETTTEEDLNKTFGEFGTITSIVVMRDGDGKSKCFGFVNFENAEDAAKAVEALNGKKIDDKEWFVGKAQKKYEREVELKQRFEQSMKEAADKFQGANLYIKNLDDSIGDEKLKELFSPFGTITSCKVMRDPNGISRGSGFVAFSTPEEASRALLEMNGKIVVSKPLYVALAQRKEDRRARLQAQFSQMRPVAMAPSVGPRMPMYPPAGPGLGQQIFYGQAPPAIIPPQPGFGYQQQLVPGMRPGGAPMPNFFVPMVQQGQQGQRPGGRRAGAGQQSQQPVPLMQQQMLPRGRVYRYPPGRGLPDVPMTGVAGGMLPVPYDMGGMPMRDAALSQSIPVGALATALANATPDQQRTMLGENLYPLVEQLEPEAAAKVTGMLLEMDQTEVLHLLESPEALKAKVNEAMEVLRTVQQQATGTADQLASLSLNDNLVP; from the exons ATGGCACAAGTTCAAGTACCAGTTCAACCACAGAGTGTGAATGCAGGGGCTAGTAACCCTAATTTTGTGACGACGTCGCTTTACGTGGGTGATCTGGAAGCAAGTGTGACTGATTCCCAGCTGTATGATCTGTTTAATCAAGTGGGTCAAGTGGTTTCAGTCAGGGTTTGCAGGGACTTGACGAGCCGTAGGTCCCTTGGCTATGGTTATGTTAACTACAGCAATCCTCAAGATG CTGCGAGGGCATTGGAAATGCTGAATTTTACTCCCCTGAATGGAAGTCCAATCAGGGTTATGTATTCTCATCGTGACCCAACTATTCGCAAAAGTGGGGCtggaaatatatttattaag AATTTGGACAAGGCAATTGACCACAAAGCTTTGCATGATACTTTTTCGGCATTTGGGAACATCCTCTCTTGCAAGGTTGCTACTGACCCATCTGGCCAGTCTAAAGGCTATGGTTTTGTGCAGTTTGACAGTGAAGAAGCTGCCCAAAAAGCAATTGAGAAACTGAATGGCATGCTGTTGAATGATAAGCAAGTTTATGTGGGACCGTTCCTTCGCAAGCAGGAAAGGGACACTGCTACTGACAAGATGAGATTCAACAATGTCTTTGTGAAGAATCTATCCGAAACAACAACTGAGGAGGATTTGAACAAAACTTTTGGTGAATTTGGAACCATCACTAGTATTGTGGTGATGAGGGATGGCGATGGAAAATCCAAGTGTTTTGGATTTGTAAACTTTGAGAATGCAGAAGATGCTGCTAAAGCAGTTGAGGCTCTTAAcgggaaaaaaattgatgataagGAATGGTTTGTTGGGAAAGCtcagaaaaaatatgaaagggaAGTTGAATTAAAGCAGCGATTTGAGCAGAGTATGAAGGAAGCAGCTGACAAATTTCAGGGTGCAAACTTGTACATCAAAAATTTAGATGATAGCATAGGTGATGAGAAGCTTAAGGAGCTGTTTTCTCCATTTGGTACAATCACGTCGTGCAAG GTTATGCGAGACCCAAATGGAATAAGCAGAGGATCAGGGTTTGTTGCATTTTCAACTCCTGAAGAGGCATCTAGAGCT cTCTTGGAGATGAATGGAAAAATTGTTGTTAGCAAACCTCTATATGTTGCACTTGCACAAAGAAAGGAGGATAGAAGAGCCAGGCTACAG GCTCAATTTTCTCAAATGCGGCCAGTTGCAATGGCACCTTCAGTTGGCCCTCGTATGCCTATGTATCCCCCTGCGGGTCCAGGTCTTGGACAGCAAATATTTTATGGACAAGCCCCACCTGCTATCATACCACCCCAG CCTGGGTTTGGGTATCAACAGCAGCTTGTGCCTGGTATGAGGCCTGGCGGGGCTCCTATGCCAAATTTCTTTGTGCCAATGGTTCAGCAGGGTCAGCAGGGTCAGCGACCTGGAGGTCGACGGGCAGGAGCTGGTCAGCAATCCCAGCAGCCAGTCCCACTTATGCAGCAGCAG ATGCTTCCTAGGGGGCGTGTCTATCGCTACCCTCCAGGACGTGGCTTGCCTGATGTTCCAATGACTGGTGTTGCTGGAGGCATGCTTCCTGTTCCATATGACATGGGTGGCATGCCAATGCGTGATGCAGCATTGTCTCAGTCAATTCCTGTTGGGGCTTTGGCTACTGCACTCGCAAATGCTACTCCAGATCAGCAGAGAACG ATGCTTGGCGAAAATCTGTACCCTCTCGTGGAACAGCTGGAGCCTGAAGCAGCGGCTAAAGTGACAGGCATGCTTCTGGAGATGGATCAAACTGAGGTTCTGCACTTGCTTGAGTCACCAGAAGCTCTCAAAGCAAAGGTTAATGAAGCGATGGAGGTTCTAAGGACTGTTCAGCAGCAGGCCACTGGCACAGCTGATCAACTAGCTTCTTTGTCATTGAATGACAACCTTGTGCCCTAG
- the LOC133689083 gene encoding CBS domain-containing protein CBSX2, chloroplastic-like: MASVANTLLLSLPPPLCFNTNNNQSPPPSLFVSKTPRSKCCRLRSSSVPRSPYRSSVTVALSTVANSVPARSGIYTVGDFMTKKEGLYVVKANTTVDDALEALVEKRITGFPVIDDDWRLVGVVSDYDLLALDSISGGCQNDTNLFPNVDSSWKTFNELQKLLIKNNGKVVGDLMTPNPLVVYETTNLEDAVRLLLETKYRRLPVVDDDGKLVGIITRGDIVRAALQIKNATERSA, translated from the exons ATGGCTTCTGTTGCGAACACTTTACTACTCTCTCTGCCTCCGCCACTCTGTTTCAATACCAATAACAACCAGTCACCACCACcttctctttttgtttctaaaacCCCAAGATCGAAATGTTGTCGTCTTCGCTCCTCCTCAGTCCCTCGATCACCGTACCGTTCTTCTGTTACAGTTGCCTTGTCCACTGTAGCAAACTCTGTTCCG GCGAGAAGTGGGATTTACACAGTTGGTGATTTTATGACCAAGAAGGAGGGTTTATATGTCGTTAAAGCTAACACAACCGTTGATGATG CATTGGAGGCTCTTGTAGAGAAGAGAATAACTGGGTTTCCCGTCATTGATGATGACTGGAGATTG GTTGGTGTTGTTTCTGACTATGACCTGCTTGCGCTCGATTCCATTTCAG GTGGCTGTCAAAATGACACAAACTTGTTTCCTAATGTTGATAGTTCTTGGAAG ACTTTTAATGAGTTACAGAAACTGTTAATCAAGAACAACGGCAAAGTTGTTGGTGATTTGATGACTCCTAATCCTCTAGTTGTTTATGAAACTACCAATCTAGAGGATGCTGTTAG GTTGCTGCTTGAAACAAAATATCGGCGACTCCCAGTGGTAGATGATGATGGAAAGCTG GTTGGAATCATTACACGGGGAGACATTGTTAGAGCTGCTCTACAGATAAAAAATGCTACTGAAAGGTCAGCATGA